In Erigeron canadensis isolate Cc75 chromosome 8, C_canadensis_v1, whole genome shotgun sequence, the DNA window GACAGCAAAGAAATTCCGAATGGACCCTCCGATTGACGCAAAAGAAGGTTTATAAATTTGCAGGCAAAAACACTTGGCCTTACCCCACCATTATGATTAGACATAATGCTAggctggggggcttgatgatgtaCCATCTTTAATCCTACAGACCTTACGGATTAGACATAGACTGTTAGAGTTAATACTCTTGAAATGATCCTAAGGCCTAAATCGGAACTATAGGCTACGACAATTACGCTTTCATGAAGGACAAATAGTACAAAGGAGAACGTGCGCCAGCACGATCGATCCGTATTTGTACCACCCAATCAAATTGTGTCACGACAGCTGGCTAACGGCAACGGCTACTCCTAACGTTGCCGTTAGGCCAATTTCTGGATCTTTCTGAGGATGCCTATTAATACCTCCCTTGGGATTTACCCAAAACCCTAATGcaacatacacaaaaaaaaaacactccaaAACTCACACTTGGTGGCGTGAAGATAATGCGTTCTTCATACCATTAGGGAACCGCCAACAAGTCCAACATCCTTTATTTTCGCCCTCTATCACTTAGTATTATTTTCTCATACCAGATTAAACCCTCTTAATTTAAGTGTAACTTTACCCTTAAACAATAATAGTTAAATCCgttaagtttttaactttttttggcATTTTAATCCTTAAATTTTCTTCTTCTATGATTTAATAATGCAAGTTTGTATTGACTAATTGGTTAAGCGGTTAAACCATTATCAAACTGTTAATCCTGTAATTTTGAACCGTGACTCATTTTGACATGTTACAAAACCTTCATATACTGCCACATGTAGTCTAGTGTTGGTTCTTGTTGTATTATTTCCTCTAAAGAAAACTTATGTTTTTGCAGTCTGTATCATATTCTGCTACACCCTTGTTTACCATTGCAACAATCTGGTTTGTGGGGTTTGGCATGGCCTTGCTCCTAATATGTAGTTATTATTGCTGTTGTCGGAAAGTCAAGTACGGCTACTCAAGAACTGCTTATGCACTCTCTCTTGCCTTCCTTACCCTCTTCACCATCGGTGCAATGTGAGAATCTCTTTGgttgattagaggtggcaaaataaaCAGGTTTGGCGGGTTAAGTAACGGGTgaaaaaagtattttattttagaggTTGAGCTGGGTTAGCCCAAGAACCTATTGTTACATGTTTAATCTTCCTGTTAATAAATGGCTGGTCAAatatgtttaaacattttttttttttttgataacttCTCTGTGTgagtaaaatactaaaattgACTGCAAAGGTTTATTTATCACTGTTATACGTTAAAACTATACCTGGGGAGAGCTTTGGCCTATTTGAACAATTTCCTTTTAAGCTACCTTTCTATATTATTACTTGTTTGGTTCATTAAAGATAAAAACCCGTTCATTATCAAATGAGTCAAAATTGTCTCATGTGATCTTGGTGCGTAATCTGAGTTTTCATTGTTGGCGTAATCTGCATTTTCAGTGTTGGATGTGTGATTCTTTACACGGGTCAAGGAAAGTTTTATAGTAGTACTACAAATACATTGGACTACGTCGTGAGGCAATCCAAAGATACGAGTTATAATCTCAACAGTGTGTTGGAAATTCTAGATACAGCGAAAAGTATTGGAGTTGAGCAAGCTTCTTTACCTCCAAATATAAAGAATAACATTGATCGGGTTGATAGAATGGTAACTAAAGCTGCTAGAGACCTTGAACTTGAGaccaaaagaaacaaaaaggaaaTACAAGAAGTTTTAAATTCTGTGTAAGTAATTGTTTATGATAACGATGTTTTTTTTTAGGTATCAGTTGTGTGAAATTAGGCTTGTGCTAACATTATGTATTTGCTGCAGGAAGCTTGCTCTTATTATTATTGCTGCTGTTATGCTTCTCTTAGCTCTTCTTGGTTTCTGTAAGCCTACAAAAACCATATTTTAGTTATTCAATGTTCTAGATCTTCTAGCATGGGTAAAAAACTTGACTCCGGGAGGTTCTTATACCTTTTATTTTGCAGTTTCTCTTGGTATTTTATGCCTaaaacctgtttttttttttaaagattttatgCTTCTTGTAGTTCTGCTGGTTTTTGTAAACCTAGAGATCCCATCATTTAGTAAGTTTATGGTTCTTCGAtcttttatatttgattatatattacaTAGAGATATCATCTTCTGGAAATTGTGAACTTTTCAATCTGTATTTTAAGCCTCAAGGTTTTCCCTCTTAAAATTTTTACCCATcctatttgtttcattttaagCCCAAAATTCTAAAGTCCTAATAATTTGAActtaaatatacatacataaactcAGGTTCTTGAATGTTGATTGCAGTGCTCTCCATTTTCGGCTTGCAAGTTCTAGTTTACATgtgagtgatgatgatgagtagTTCGAATTTCGACCTACAATGGGTCTATCTGGGTTGTATATGAACTTTATCGGGTCAAACAGATAATTTATACATAGTCACTCTTTTAAATTCGGGTAAAATGGGTATTTTTGGGTTGTTTATGTACCATGGAGTCGAACAGATTAATTATAGAACTTACCAACTTTAGAAACGGGTAAGATGGGATAGCCAAGATGTAATTCGTAGATAACCCAAAAGTGCTAAAGTGTTTTTAAATGCTTAAAAGCTCCGGATCatcttattattaaaaaaaatcttatctaAACGATATGGTTTTTCATTATATAAGTTAACAAAAGTAACAAACAGGTTTTAATGAATGGGCTCAACCTGACCATTTAACCACTTTACCACGTACTTAGAAATTTCCCATCTAGACACATTGACCCATTACCCACCACCATTTTTCCACTTCTACGAATATACAGGCATATGTCATTACTTTTTTGCTTTGTCTTTTCATGTCATTGACTCATCTTTATATCAGAACTTCTAATTTTCTGTTGGCAGATTGGTGGTTTTTGGTTGGATTCTTGTTACAGCTACGTATATCTTGTGTGGTATATTTGTCATGCTTAACAAGTATGTTATAGAAATCCAAATTGCTGAAATTAACCATCTATCTTCTTTTTTAACTAACGTATCACTTGCTAATTGTGTTGTTAGTGTTATGGGCGACACATGTGTTGCAATGGATGAATGGGTTCAAAACCCTACGGCTCATACATCATTAGACGATATTCTTCCCTGTGTTGACAATAAAACTGCACAAGAAACATTGTTTCAAAGCAAAGATGTCACATTTCAGCTAGTTGGAATAGTTAATACGATCATCACCAATGTAGCAAACATCAAACCTCCTCCGTATGGCGGTGTCCTCAATTATAATCAATCAGGCCCATTGGTTCCCATCCTTTGTAACCCACTAAACGCTGACAAAACTGACCGTAAATGTCAAGCTAATGAACTGCCTGCCAGTAATGCGACTCAGGTAGCCTTTCTGAAGTTTCGGATGCAATGTTTGACTTCTGAATCAAACATAACTGACTTTGAGCTTAAAGATTAATCAACAATTTTTGCACTTCTTGTTcagtaatatattttaaaaatacctTAAAGAGATTAATACCAAAATTGGGGAAAATAAATTTTCTCAGCattcatcatataaatcaataATCAATTTTGAATACATTAAGGCATCGGTTTGACCTCAAAGGTCAAACTGCACAATTTAACAATGTTGTCTGCAGGTATGGAAGGCTTATGTATGCCAAGTTTCCGCAGAGGATAAATGCACAAATGTGGGACGGTTGACCCCAAAGATGTATGACCAGATGTCGGCCGCAGCCAACGTGAGCTCAGGGTTGACCAACTATGCCCCGTTTCTAGTTGCTTTGCTAAATTGTTCTTTTGTCAGGGATACGTTCACAGTGGTCCACAAAGATCACTGCCCCGAGCTCACAAAATACAGCAAGTGGGTCTACATTGGTTTAGCCATGGTGTCTGCCGCCGTGATGTTTTCATTGATGCTTTGGGTGATGTATGCTCGCGAAAGAAGGCATCGGAAGTATACTAAATCTGCATCTGCTAGTGAATGGAAATGAAACTAGTGTATGAACTGTGACACCCAAATTTTTGAACCAAAATTTTCAATAATGACGAATCAATATAGGCGCATATCTTTTATAGGGATCATATGTTTAACAAATTTTTTGTGTATAATATAACCTTATACTTACGAACCTTATATAACAAAAACGGTTTGGTCCCAATCTTCTATCTTCACAAGTCATACCCAAGGCAAGTATTCATATATCATCGCTATATACACAATCGTTTTGAGTGGAACTAGAATGATTTTTAAGTCACCTTAATACTGATAAACCAATTGTACTTGGATTAGGGGTGCATCATTTGTTGAGAAATCTAGAATGACTATGTGAGATACAATTATCTTGTTTATACTATTACAATTCCTGCAATTGTAACCAAGTAGTGCAAGACAATATGcaacataaaaacatatggCAGACGTTTAAATCCTAGtgtcaatttttcttttaactataGTTTTACATAATTATCCCTGTCATATGATATTAGTCATGTGATTGGTAGACCAAAATTAGTTCCGTTATTTTGATTTGCATCATTGCCATATGTGGTTGACGCACATTTTGGCATCTCTCTGCAAAAATGACTCGACTCCACCTCAATATTGTTGTAatgattattttatatattattttggaaTATATCTAGtttcaactttttttaatgaaagtaaCTAAGGTAGAAAAAGGCCACAACTTTCGGTCTCTTCTCTTTCCACTTTTTGACAATAACCTGCGGACATGTATTCATTCATCATATTACTTCTTTGAAACATATTAGATATTTAATTTAGTAGGTCTTATGTTCAACATCCTTAGTTAAATGGTAAATCATGAGGTTTTATTAAGCTTAATTAATTTAGCGATGAAAAATCATTTGACTCAAATATAGACGACCTAAcgtataaaaataatgaaatttaaACCTAAAGccatctaataaaaaaaatcacatattttAACTATTAGGCCATTTGGAAATGATTGTGCTGCATCCTTTGTTGTTTCATTAGAATAATATGTTCATAATGTAAAATTTTagctttatatttgtatttagcATGTTAGCAACTTAAACATGTTAATCATCTAACTAACTTAGCTCATCATGATTCTCCAACGAAAAATTAGTCCAAAACACAAGTgaatattttatagttttagaaTACCATAAAGAAGAGGAATTTGCATGAATGAAGAATGAccttttagaaagaaaaaggaaaaaaagataaAGTAAGGGTGGGAGTTGTTAAATCTCATTTCTAGAAGCCAATTGTTTAACATTTTGATGTGTGAGAATGTGAGGTGCCCTCCTTTTTCGCTTCATCGTTATAAAATTCTTATTTATACCCTCCAATCCTCCATGTTATAGTTTTATCCATGCAAAGGTTAGAGACCTTTTTTTACTATTTAGGTAGAAattggaagcagcctctctacttaggtagaggtaaggtctgcctacatcttaacctcccccatacatcgtcgaggtattggggctcaaaacccgcggaaggtgACACtaagcagttacttactt includes these proteins:
- the LOC122610707 gene encoding uncharacterized protein LOC122610707 yields the protein MFSLKPLLFMLLTVVVHGVSIDDGFHVFSVKSVLKVGSNSSENLSMVLADKRTRRRDPLNDFKYYIGGWNISDHHYFSSVSYSATPLFTIATIWFVGFGMALLLICSYYCCCRKVKYGYSRTAYALSLAFLTLFTIGAIVGCVILYTGQGKFYSSTTNTLDYVVRQSKDTSYNLNSVLEILDTAKSIGVEQASLPPNIKNNIDRVDRMVTKAARDLELETKRNKKEIQEVLNSVKLALIIIAAVMLLLALLGFLLSIFGLQVLVYILVVFGWILVTATYILCGIFVMLNNVMGDTCVAMDEWVQNPTAHTSLDDILPCVDNKTAQETLFQSKDVTFQLVGIVNTIITNVANIKPPPYGGVLNYNQSGPLVPILCNPLNADKTDRKCQANELPASNATQVWKAYVCQVSAEDKCTNVGRLTPKMYDQMSAAANVSSGLTNYAPFLVALLNCSFVRDTFTVVHKDHCPELTKYSKWVYIGLAMVSAAVMFSLMLWVMYARERRHRKYTKSASASEWK